The DNA segment CTTCGACCCTGATACCGTACTCTTCGCACATGTCTTCGAGCCGATTGATGAACCGGCGGTACGCCCAAAAGTTGTGCGTCTTCGAGTTTATAACCGGCGACCAATGTGTTGAGAGAACGCCTTTGATGTCGCCTACGTACAGCGTCGACACGCCCTCGTCGTACAGACGTTCCACGAGGTCGCGGACGAGGGTGTTTTGGGCGTGTTTGCGCCGATTCGTGCGCTTACGGTACAAGCGGTCGATGCGCTTGCTGGATTTGTGCTGGTCTTCGAGGAGTGACTGGTAGTACGCGATTTGTTCGGTGGTTTCGCGGAACCGCTCGAACAACTCACGTCCTTCGTACAAGTATTGAGAACCGGTTGTCGTCGTGCAAGCGACGAGATTGTTCGCGCCCACGTCGAGAGCGGCTTCTTCCGAAGCCAGTGGTGAATCCAGTCGAGAACTGTCGACGGTGACTGGTTGATAAGCCCTGAACGTATCTGCGGTTTCGTCGTACACGAGTTCGAGTCGGCCTTGCTCGCCGCTCCACTTCGGCTCACCAGCAACTTCAACGCGAAGCCGTTGGTTCCGATTCAACCCAAGTTCGTTTTTGAGTTCAGAGCCGATCGGGACTTCAAGCCGGGAATATTTCCCGAATTGGATGGTGTACTGGTCGTTGCGAACGTACGTACGGAGTAGCCGCCCATCGTCTTCGTTACCCCAGTATCCGGGTGGCGACGGCTTCTCGTCGAGTTTGCCGGCGTGGTACTTCTCGTTGCTGGAGAAGAACGACCGCCACGCTTCGGAGTTCTTGCGGATGATCTGCTGGGCGACGGAACTGCTGAGAACACCCTTGTATTTGCCTTCGAGACTGCCGGTGTCGGCGTCCCAGAAGCTTTCGTCGTCTTCGAGGAAGGCTTGACGGCGAGCGTAGTTGGTCTCGTTCCAGAGACTCGCAGAAGCGTCCAACCAGCGAACGAACACCTCACGCTCTTTCGCAGAGCGAGGGCGAACGTCAAACCGGTTGGTTCGCTTCATCACTACGTGTAACGAAATATTATGTTGTAAAGGTATTGAATAGCGTGGGAGACTCAGGC comes from the Natronosalvus amylolyticus genome and includes:
- a CDS encoding RNA-guided endonuclease InsQ/TnpB family protein; translated protein: MKRTNRFDVRPRSAKEREVFVRWLDASASLWNETNYARRQAFLEDDESFWDADTGSLEGKYKGVLSSSVAQQIIRKNSEAWRSFFSSNEKYHAGKLDEKPSPPGYWGNEDDGRLLRTYVRNDQYTIQFGKYSRLEVPIGSELKNELGLNRNQRLRVEVAGEPKWSGEQGRLELVYDETADTFRAYQPVTVDSSRLDSPLASEEAALDVGANNLVACTTTTGSQYLYEGRELFERFRETTEQIAYYQSLLEDQHKSSKRIDRLYRKRTNRRKHAQNTLVRDLVERLYDEGVSTLYVGDIKGVLSTHWSPVINSKTHNFWAYRRFINRLEDMCEEYGIRVEEESEAWTSQECPECGEREETIRHEDSLACPCGFEGHADLVASESFLRQQNNTVGSMARPVYLKWNKHSWREHHSPPSIAVEATANEAYTDQSTASSGNIALGDSDD